From a single Syngnathus scovelli strain Florida chromosome 2, RoL_Ssco_1.2, whole genome shotgun sequence genomic region:
- the LOC125988734 gene encoding ALK and LTK ligand 2-like isoform X6, protein MLRWLSVKFVLLLVIGCCTVATLLKGSGRQEAHSVLKLMSNHSNETVAVTQRFGENTEELHTKIQSIDLRHRDKIIKHLTGPLYVNPKCRSHFHRLYHVKDCVVPACVTDTWIGAQYKTENIIFLKQLNCRVNI, encoded by the exons ATGCTCCGTTGGCTGTCAGTGAAGTTCGTACTGCTGCTGGTCATTGGTTGTTGCACTGTTGCTACCCTGCTAAAAGGTTCCGGTCGCCAAGAAGCTCACAGCGTCCTCAAATTGATGAGCAACCACTCCAATGAAACAGTGGCGGTGACGCAGAGGTTCGGCGAAAACACGGAAGAACTGCACACAAAGA ttCAGAGCATAGATCTGCGGCATAGAGACAAGATCATCAAACATCTGACAG GTCCTCTTTATGTCAACCCAAAGTGCAGGAGTCACTTTCATAGACTTTACCATGTGAAGGACTGTGTGGTACCAGCAT GCGTAACAGATACATGGATTGGGGCCCAATACAAAACAGAAAACATCATTTTCCTTAAACAGCTAAACTGCAGGGTGAACATCTga
- the LOC125988734 gene encoding ALK and LTK ligand 2-like isoform X7: MLRWLSVKFVLLLVIGCCTVATLLKGSGRQEAHSVLKLMSNHSNETVAVTQRFGENTEELHTKIVQSIDLRHRDKIIKHLTGPLYVNPKCRSHFHRLYHVKDCVVPAYFKRCARLLTRLANSLRCAER; this comes from the exons ATGCTCCGTTGGCTGTCAGTGAAGTTCGTACTGCTGCTGGTCATTGGTTGTTGCACTGTTGCTACCCTGCTAAAAGGTTCCGGTCGCCAAGAAGCTCACAGCGTCCTCAAATTGATGAGCAACCACTCCAATGAAACAGTGGCGGTGACGCAGAGGTTCGGCGAAAACACGGAAGAACTGCACACAAAGA tagttCAGAGCATAGATCTGCGGCATAGAGACAAGATCATCAAACATCTGACAG GTCCTCTTTATGTCAACCCAAAGTGCAGGAGTCACTTTCATAGACTTTACCATGTGAAGGACTGTGTGGTACCAGCAT ATTTTAAAAGATGTGCTCGTCTACTGACTCGACTGGCCAACAGCCTTCGTTGTGCCGAGAGGTGA
- the LOC125988734 gene encoding ALK and LTK ligand 2-like isoform X8 yields the protein MLRWLSVKFVLLLVIGCCTVATLLKGSGRQEAHSVLKLMSNHSNETVAVTQRFGENTEELHTKIQSIDLRHRDKIIKHLTGPLYVNPKCRSHFHRLYHVKDCVVPAYFKRCARLLTRLANSLRCAER from the exons ATGCTCCGTTGGCTGTCAGTGAAGTTCGTACTGCTGCTGGTCATTGGTTGTTGCACTGTTGCTACCCTGCTAAAAGGTTCCGGTCGCCAAGAAGCTCACAGCGTCCTCAAATTGATGAGCAACCACTCCAATGAAACAGTGGCGGTGACGCAGAGGTTCGGCGAAAACACGGAAGAACTGCACACAAAGA ttCAGAGCATAGATCTGCGGCATAGAGACAAGATCATCAAACATCTGACAG GTCCTCTTTATGTCAACCCAAAGTGCAGGAGTCACTTTCATAGACTTTACCATGTGAAGGACTGTGTGGTACCAGCAT ATTTTAAAAGATGTGCTCGTCTACTGACTCGACTGGCCAACAGCCTTCGTTGTGCCGAGAGGTGA
- the LOC125988734 gene encoding uncharacterized protein isoform X4: MLRWLSVKFVLLLVIGCCTVATLLKGSGRQEAHSVLKLMSNHSNETVAVTQRFGENTEELHTKIVQSIDLRHRDKIIKHLTGPLYVNPKCRSHFHRLYHVKDCVVPACVTDTWIGAQYKTENIIFLKQLNCRVNI; encoded by the exons ATGCTCCGTTGGCTGTCAGTGAAGTTCGTACTGCTGCTGGTCATTGGTTGTTGCACTGTTGCTACCCTGCTAAAAGGTTCCGGTCGCCAAGAAGCTCACAGCGTCCTCAAATTGATGAGCAACCACTCCAATGAAACAGTGGCGGTGACGCAGAGGTTCGGCGAAAACACGGAAGAACTGCACACAAAGA tagttCAGAGCATAGATCTGCGGCATAGAGACAAGATCATCAAACATCTGACAG GTCCTCTTTATGTCAACCCAAAGTGCAGGAGTCACTTTCATAGACTTTACCATGTGAAGGACTGTGTGGTACCAGCAT GCGTAACAGATACATGGATTGGGGCCCAATACAAAACAGAAAACATCATTTTCCTTAAACAGCTAAACTGCAGGGTGAACATCTga
- the LOC125988734 gene encoding ALK and LTK ligand 1-like isoform X3 — translation MLRWLSVKFVLLLVIGCCTVATLLKGSGRQEAHSVLKLMSNHSNETVAVTQRFGENTEELHTKSRSSSQLVVQSIDLRHRDKIIKHLTGPLYVNPKCRSHFHRLYHVKDCVVPAYFKRCARLLTRLANSLRCAER, via the exons ATGCTCCGTTGGCTGTCAGTGAAGTTCGTACTGCTGCTGGTCATTGGTTGTTGCACTGTTGCTACCCTGCTAAAAGGTTCCGGTCGCCAAGAAGCTCACAGCGTCCTCAAATTGATGAGCAACCACTCCAATGAAACAGTGGCGGTGACGCAGAGGTTCGGCGAAAACACGGAAGAACTGCACACAAAGAGTAGGTCCAGCTCTCAACTAG tagttCAGAGCATAGATCTGCGGCATAGAGACAAGATCATCAAACATCTGACAG GTCCTCTTTATGTCAACCCAAAGTGCAGGAGTCACTTTCATAGACTTTACCATGTGAAGGACTGTGTGGTACCAGCAT ATTTTAAAAGATGTGCTCGTCTACTGACTCGACTGGCCAACAGCCTTCGTTGTGCCGAGAGGTGA
- the LOC125988734 gene encoding uncharacterized protein isoform X1: MLRWLSVKFVLLLVIGCCTVATLLKGSGRQEAHSVLKLMSNHSNETVAVTQRFGENTEELHTKSRSSSQLVVQSIDLRHRDKIIKHLTGPLYVNPKCRSHFHRLYHVKDCVVPACVTDTWIGAQYKTENIIFLKQLNCRVNI; encoded by the exons ATGCTCCGTTGGCTGTCAGTGAAGTTCGTACTGCTGCTGGTCATTGGTTGTTGCACTGTTGCTACCCTGCTAAAAGGTTCCGGTCGCCAAGAAGCTCACAGCGTCCTCAAATTGATGAGCAACCACTCCAATGAAACAGTGGCGGTGACGCAGAGGTTCGGCGAAAACACGGAAGAACTGCACACAAAGAGTAGGTCCAGCTCTCAACTAG tagttCAGAGCATAGATCTGCGGCATAGAGACAAGATCATCAAACATCTGACAG GTCCTCTTTATGTCAACCCAAAGTGCAGGAGTCACTTTCATAGACTTTACCATGTGAAGGACTGTGTGGTACCAGCAT GCGTAACAGATACATGGATTGGGGCCCAATACAAAACAGAAAACATCATTTTCCTTAAACAGCTAAACTGCAGGGTGAACATCTga
- the LOC125988734 gene encoding ALK and LTK ligand 2b-like isoform X5 → MLRWLSVKFVLLLVIGCCTVATLLKGSGRQEAHSVLKLMSNHSNETVAVTQRFGENTEELHTKSRSSSQLVQSIDLRHRDKIIKHLTGPLYVNPKCRSHFHRLYHVKDCVVPAYFKRCARLLTRLANSLRCAER, encoded by the exons ATGCTCCGTTGGCTGTCAGTGAAGTTCGTACTGCTGCTGGTCATTGGTTGTTGCACTGTTGCTACCCTGCTAAAAGGTTCCGGTCGCCAAGAAGCTCACAGCGTCCTCAAATTGATGAGCAACCACTCCAATGAAACAGTGGCGGTGACGCAGAGGTTCGGCGAAAACACGGAAGAACTGCACACAAAGAGTAGGTCCAGCTCTCAACTAG ttCAGAGCATAGATCTGCGGCATAGAGACAAGATCATCAAACATCTGACAG GTCCTCTTTATGTCAACCCAAAGTGCAGGAGTCACTTTCATAGACTTTACCATGTGAAGGACTGTGTGGTACCAGCAT ATTTTAAAAGATGTGCTCGTCTACTGACTCGACTGGCCAACAGCCTTCGTTGTGCCGAGAGGTGA
- the LOC125988734 gene encoding uncharacterized protein isoform X2, with amino-acid sequence MLRWLSVKFVLLLVIGCCTVATLLKGSGRQEAHSVLKLMSNHSNETVAVTQRFGENTEELHTKSRSSSQLVQSIDLRHRDKIIKHLTGPLYVNPKCRSHFHRLYHVKDCVVPACVTDTWIGAQYKTENIIFLKQLNCRVNI; translated from the exons ATGCTCCGTTGGCTGTCAGTGAAGTTCGTACTGCTGCTGGTCATTGGTTGTTGCACTGTTGCTACCCTGCTAAAAGGTTCCGGTCGCCAAGAAGCTCACAGCGTCCTCAAATTGATGAGCAACCACTCCAATGAAACAGTGGCGGTGACGCAGAGGTTCGGCGAAAACACGGAAGAACTGCACACAAAGAGTAGGTCCAGCTCTCAACTAG ttCAGAGCATAGATCTGCGGCATAGAGACAAGATCATCAAACATCTGACAG GTCCTCTTTATGTCAACCCAAAGTGCAGGAGTCACTTTCATAGACTTTACCATGTGAAGGACTGTGTGGTACCAGCAT GCGTAACAGATACATGGATTGGGGCCCAATACAAAACAGAAAACATCATTTTCCTTAAACAGCTAAACTGCAGGGTGAACATCTga
- the sh3yl1 gene encoding SH3 domain-containing YSC84-like protein 1 isoform X1: protein MNSLLPSDLASEVKKVSKILRGFTEISSGNGLDKLIPANVIASAEGLAIISVVKAGFVITARGGSGIVIARLGDRRWSAPSAIGIAGLGGGFEIGVEVSDLVIVLNHRRAIDAFTKGGNLTLGGNFTVAVGPMGRNMEADVTLRNTAAVYTYCKSRGLFAGLSLEGSYLIERKETNRKFYSREIRASAILNGAVDPPRECDHLYSMLNAYAEAGVTDQSSKKVATKSSRPPPARPPAPTPSRVVNTSQPPNGAEGQRSLYPSISVYKSDTSSEFPSRNAPNLGASEPLVVTAVHAYAGQQPGDLSFNPGDRITIITKTENQYDWWEGQLGGRKGIFPANYVTY from the exons A TGAACAGCCTACTTCCATCTGACTTGGCGTCTGAGGTCAAGAAAGTCTCCAAGATCCTCAGAGGATTCACCGAAATCTCCTCCGGCAATGGGCTGGACAAACTCATCCCAG CAAATGTGATTGCATCTGCTGAGGGGCTCGCCATCATCTCCGTGGTGAAGGCGGGATTCGTGATCACGGCAAGAGGAGGCAGCGGCATTGTTATCGCCAGGCTGGGTGACAGAC GCTGGTCGGCCCCTTCTGCCATTGGCATCGCTGGCCTGGGCGGCGGCTTTGAAATTGGTGTGGAG GTTTCAGACCTGGTGATCGTCCTAAACCATCGGCGGGCCATTGACGCATTTACAAAGGGGGGGAACTTGACCCTGGGGGGGAACTTTACGGTCGCTGTGGGTCCAATGGGCAG GAACATGGAGGCCGATGTTACTCTTCGTAATACGGCCGCCGTCTACACTTACTGCAAGTCCAGAGGGTTATTTGCCGGCTTGTCTCTGGAGGGCTCGTACCTGATTGAACGCAAGGAGACCAACCGCAA GTTCTACTCTCGGGAAATACGAGCATCTGCCATTTTGAATGGAGCTGTGGACCCACCACGGGAGTGTGACCATCTTTACAGTATGCTGAATGCCTACGCGGAGGCCGGTGTTACAGACCAGAGTAGCAAGAAAGTGGCCACGAAG TCATCACGTCCTCCTCCAGCCAGACCTCCAGCTCCTACTCCTTCACGAGTAGTCAACACCTCCCAGCCTCCTAATG GTGCAGAAGGACAAAGGTCACTCTACCCAAGTATCTCCGTCTATAAATCTGACACTTCAA GTGAGTTTCCCTCCAGAAACGCTCCGAACTTGG GAGCCAGTGAACCCCTGGTGGTCACCGCAGTCCACGCATATGCTGGCCAACAGCCCGGTGACCTGAGCTTCAATCCCGGCGACCGCATCACCATCATCACCAAGACGGAGAACCAGTACGACTGGTGGGAGGGGCAATTGGGTGGTCGAAAGGGCATCTTTCCTGCAAACTATGTGACTTATTGA